The Couchioplanes caeruleus sequence CGAGCAGTTCTGGCTGCTGCTGGCCGGCGTCGGGGTGGTCGTGCTGGCGGCGGTGGCGCTGATCGCGCTGGCGCTGGCGCGCTGGATCAGCAAGCCGGTGCGCGCCCTCGAGCGGGCGACCCGGCGCCTGCCCGACGGCGTGCTGCCCGTGCCGGCGACGACCGGGCCGCCCGAGCTGCGGCGGCTCGCCGCCACCTTCCGGGCCACCGCCGAACGGATGCACAACCTGCTCGAGTCGCAGCGGTCCTTCGTGGGGCACGCGTCGCACCAGCTCAAGACGCCGCTGGCGGCGCTGCGGCTGCGTCTGGAGAACCTGGAGCCGGACATCGCGGACGGCGGCACCCGGGACCTCCAGGCGGCGATCACCGAGACCGACCGGCTCGCGCACATGGTGGAGACGCTGCTGGCGATGGCCCGCTCGGAGCAGAGCTCGTTGTCGCGCGAGCCGGTCGTGCTCGCCGGCGCGGTGGCGGACCGGATCTCCCTGTGGTCGCCGCTCGCGGCCGAGCGGCAGGTCCGGCTCACGTCCGCCGGGCCGCAGGAGGCGCGCGTGCAGGCGATCACCGGCGCGGTCGAGCAGATCATCGACAACCTGGTGTCCAACGCGCTGCGGGTGGCGCCGCCGGACAGCACCATCGCGATCACCTGGCGGCCGGGATCGGACGACACGGTGGAGCTGCATGTGGTCGACGCCGGGCCCGGACTGCCCCCGGAGCAGCGCGAGCGGGCCCTCGACCCGTTCTGGCGGGCCCCGGACGCGCCCAAGGACGGCACCGGGCTCGGCCTGTCACTGGTGCGCAAGCTCGCGACCGCCGGCGGCGGAACCGCGGTGCTGTGCCCGGCCGGCCGTACCGGAATCGACGCCGTGGTCACCTTCCCGGCTTCCTCCTGACTGTCCTGCGGGGAGGGTGTAGGCGCTGCCGGACGGGGTAGACCGCTCTTGTTTCCGTACGGCTGCGACCCATGGAGGATTCATGACCAGCACCCCCGCCGGCGAGCGGGACGTCATCGACGTCCTCACCGCCGACCACCGCGACGTCACCGCCCTGATCGCGGAGATCTGGACGGTCCAGGATCCGATGATCCGCCGAGACCTGACCGACACCGCCATCAGCGAGCTGGTGCGGCACGCCGTCGCCGAGGAGATGTACGTCTACCCGGCGATGCGCAAGCACCTGCCCGAGGGCGACAAGGCCGTCGAGCACGACGTGGAGGAGCACAAGGAGCTCGAGGAGGCGATGAAGAAGCTGGAGGATCTCGACGTCTCCGGCGTGGAGTTCGAGGAGGCGCTGCGCCGGCTCGAAGAGATCCTGACCGACCACGTGCAGGACGAGGAGTCCGACCAGTTCCCCGAGATGCGGCGCCGCATCCCCCGGGAGGAGCTCACCGAACTGGCCGGGAAGGTGGAGACCGCCAAGAAGCTGGCGCCCACCCGGCCGCACCCCGGCGCACCGAACAACGAGCTGTTCCACAAGCTGGTGGGACCGGGCGTGGGCCTGGTCGACCGGCTCCGTGACAAGCTCACCGGACGCGCCACCCGCTGACCGGACACGGCCGGCCATCCCGCGCCGGGGGTGGCCGGTCATTCGTCGGCACCGGTATACACTGAGTGTATATCCTCAGTGTATGCTCGCCGGTATGAGCGTTCCCCTCACCTTTCTGGGGCTGCTGGAGCGGCATCCCAGCCATGGCTACGACCTCAAGCGCGACTACGACGCCTTCTTCGCACGCGGCAAGCCATTGCCCTTCGGGCAGGTCTACTCGACCCTCAGCCGCCTGTCCCGCGACGGAAAGGTGGTGATCAGCGACGTCGAGCCCGGCGACG is a genomic window containing:
- a CDS encoding sensor histidine kinase, with the translated sequence MTRRLLLTYLTFALLILIALEVPLGYVYHRSETQHAFAQLEHDAEVLAAFVDTAMRNGQREQIDLLAHESAQRLGGDVDVVDARGWLLASTHPDRHPPGSLASAPDIRTVLEGQGRISTRDAEAGGAAIMSVAAAVNPGMAAQGAVRVTVPKGPLTSRIEQFWLLLAGVGVVVLAAVALIALALARWISKPVRALERATRRLPDGVLPVPATTGPPELRRLAATFRATAERMHNLLESQRSFVGHASHQLKTPLAALRLRLENLEPDIADGGTRDLQAAITETDRLAHMVETLLAMARSEQSSLSREPVVLAGAVADRISLWSPLAAERQVRLTSAGPQEARVQAITGAVEQIIDNLVSNALRVAPPDSTIAITWRPGSDDTVELHVVDAGPGLPPEQRERALDPFWRAPDAPKDGTGLGLSLVRKLATAGGGTAVLCPAGRTGIDAVVTFPASS
- a CDS encoding hemerythrin domain-containing protein — its product is MTSTPAGERDVIDVLTADHRDVTALIAEIWTVQDPMIRRDLTDTAISELVRHAVAEEMYVYPAMRKHLPEGDKAVEHDVEEHKELEEAMKKLEDLDVSGVEFEEALRRLEEILTDHVQDEESDQFPEMRRRIPREELTELAGKVETAKKLAPTRPHPGAPNNELFHKLVGPGVGLVDRLRDKLTGRATR